In the genome of Perca fluviatilis chromosome 4, GENO_Pfluv_1.0, whole genome shotgun sequence, one region contains:
- the eif4enif1 gene encoding eukaryotic translation initiation factor 4E transporter isoform X2, with protein sequence MENDACVEQKDVDGDAAVDQVKQLAATAPYRYTKEVLLEIKELPVSNERPDCLSEKYDSDGVWDPEKWHASLYPTSERSSPVEGFKKDYVDDRVPLKRRIPDPRERLKEDDLDVILSPQRRSFGGGCQGNAALAPHTRRPISPLENKENESLRLGGARRIGSGRIIAARAFEREARSEKERERERDFKDKRFRRDFGDKRVFSERRRNDSYAEEEPEWFSGGPTSQSETIELIGFDDKILEDDKRRSKRSRKRAESIREVECNGQAEERDAGLQSTADQEVPHPDVLPEQTTGDFDFNEFFNLEKTMPGLASMIEDVLGEGPVSASRFSQWFSSNLSPSGSRSSSLRSTPHEELEKLAGLEPRSTSSSQGPASYFTPIQTSECKEKVDILELLHKAKIDLKPLLSTLSVNKARLRESTNCGAVLSLEEVEGEMKGMKLGSEPQVRKGPPPQRGNGTPFMAQHLEEALTGGSSARPKSRDTDMSAFNKLVSSMKASGTLPTHPKTNTNNQPSDPAVVALSEAQLPPRQQKNIFQELLGGPARSGSPTLLGNLLGSSEGPTTSAPLHGLLHKGPSPPLFPHRAPSPDYFNSRLQPSTGFTHRFHDRIIRNEPRSFPVGHQPMLPEQFGDVHRSISPGSAVQQQMRALSMPVNQADLEALAFQQDLALHAHHSFQSGYKPPQDMYFRNRLQRVNRSPGPGPQPAGRNSPGNAVTSMLSPSFTPTSVIRKMYATKEKSRDEPSSRSENKEEPVGHAQDDGSSPNLYMEAIDGNVAQSGGVRAGSQTFPRKDQERLRPGSAGHHTPNMVPPGPASFPRPIYPVPLLSQVPMVRPPPQLHPNVVQRMLAQGIQPQQLGPALVQAGIFPPHVDLAQLQGLPPALLGQPLYPLSATGHPLLPPRANTQMQLAVMQQQLQQQRPMHPGIPGPQSQSQGPHRTNGSQQHRGTPPLGLAKWFGSDVLEQPLPSMPAKVISVDELEFRP encoded by the exons ATGGAGAACGATGCTTGCGTAGAGCAGAAGGATGTGGATGGTGATGCGGCTGTTGATCAAGTTAAACAGCTAGCAGCCACAGCTCCTTACAGATACACCAAG GAGGTGCTTCTGGAAATAAAAGAACTACCAGTCTCCAATGAAAGGCCAGACTGTCTCTCTGAGAAATATGACAG TGATGGTGTCTGGGACCCTGAGAAGTGGCATGCCTCACTGTATCCCACTTCAGAGCGTAGCTCTCCGGTGGAAGGTTTTAAGAAGGACTATGTGGATGACAGAGTTCCTTTGAAACGAAGAATCCCAG ATCCTCGTGAGCGGTTAAAGGAGGATGATCTGGATGTCATACTGAGCCCGCAGCGACGCAGCTTCGGAGGTGGATGTCAAGGCAATGCTGCACTTGCACCCCACACCCGTCGCCCAATCAGCCCCCTTGAAAATAAGGAGAACGAGAGTCTCCGTCTAGGAGGGGCACGCAGAATCGGCAGTGGCCGCATAATTGCTGCCCGAGCATTTGAGAGAGAAGCCCGTTCGGAGAAAGAGCGGGAACGTGAGAGGGACTTTAAGGATAAAAGATTCAGG AGGGATTTCGGTGACAAACGTGTGTTTAGTGAAAGGAGAAGGAATGACTCTTATGCAGAGGAGGAGCCAGAGTGGTTCTCTGGGGGTCCCACCAGCCAGTCAGAGACGATTGAGCTCATTGGATTTGACGACAAAATCCTAGAGGATGATAAGCGGAGGTCCAAGCGGTCAAGAAAACGGGCAGAGTCCATAAGAGAAG TGGAATGTAATGGACAAGCAGAAGAGCGAGATGCTGGTTTGCAGTCTACTGCTGATCAGGAGGTTCCCCACCCAGATGTTCTGCCTGAGCAGACGACTGGAGACTTTGACTTCAATGAATTCTTCAATCTGGAAAAGACCATGCCAGGGCTGGCCTCT ATGATAGAGGACGTTTTGGGGGAGGGCCCTGTATCAGCTAGCCGCTTCAGTCAGTGGTTCTCCAGTAACCTGAGCCCTTCAGGCAGCCGGTCCAGCAGTCTGAGGTCCACTCCCCATGAGGAACTAGAAAAACTTGCAG GGCTTGAACCACGCAGCACTTCCTCTAGCCAAGGCCCTGCCTCATACTTCACACCTATTCAAACATCTGAGTGCAAGGAGAAGGTGGACATCCTGGAGCTGCTGCATAAGGCCAAAATAGACCTGAAGCCTCTTCTTTCCACCCTGTCAGTCAACAAGGCTCGGCTAAGGGAAAGCA CTAACTGTGGAGCAGTGCTCTCGCTGGAGGAAGTGGAAGGAGAGATGAAGGGGATGAAGCTGGGCTCAGAACCACAGGTGCGAAAGGGGCCGCCTCCACAGAGAGGAAATGGCACGCCTTTTATGGCTCAACATTTAGAGGAGGCTTTAACTGGTGGCTCCAGTGCCCGTCCAAAGTCACGTGACACAGACATGTCGGCCTTTAATAAACTAGTCAGCAGCATGAAGGCAAGTGGAACTCTGCCAACTCACCCCAAAACCAACACAAACAAT CAACCTTCAGATCCAGCTGTGGTGGCACTGTCTGAAGCTCAGTTGCCTCCTCGGCAgcagaaaaacatatttcag GAGCTCTTGGGAGGTCCTGCTCGTAGTGGCTCTCCTACACTGCTTGGCAATCTGTTGGGCAGCTCTGAGGGCCCAACAACCTCTGCCCCTCTACACGGCCTACTACACAAGGGCCCTTCACCCCCACTCTTTCCACATAGGGCACCCTCACCTGACTACTTCAACAGTCGGTTGCAACCTTCAACAG GCTTTACCCACAGATTTCATGATCGCATAATCAGAAATGAACCCAGAA GTTTTCCTGTTGGCCATCAGCCCATGCTGCCGGAACAGTTTGGTGATGTACACAGATCTATCAGCCCTGGATCTGCTGTACAGCAACAG ATGAGGGCGCTCTCTATGCCAGTGAATCAGGCAGACCTGGAAGCTCTGGCATTTCAGCAGGACCTTGCTCTACATGCCCACCACTCATTCCAGTCTGGCTACAAGCCACCACAGGACATGTATTTTCGAAATAG ACTGCAACGTGTTAATCGCTCTCCTGGTCCAGGCCCTCAGCCTGCTGGAAGAAACTCTCCAGGCAATGCGGTCACCAGCATG TTGTCTCCATCATTTACACCCACATCTGTGATCCGCAAAATGTACGCGACaaaagagaaaagcagagatGAACCATCGAGTCGTTCAGAGAACAAGGAGGAACCAGTAGGACATGCTCAAGATG ACGGCAGCTCCCCAAATCTATATATGGAGGCAATTGATGGGAATGTGGCCCAGTCTGGAGGAGTAAGGGCTGGCTCCCAGACCTTTCCAAGGAAGGACCAGGAGCGTCTCAGGCCTGGTTCTGCTGGACACCATACGCCCAATATGGTACCTCCAGGACCCGCATCTTTCCCACGTCCCATCTATCCGGTACCGCTGCTATCCCAAGTACCAATGGTGCGccctcctccccagctccaccctaATGTGGTTCAAAGAATGCTGGCGCAGGGTATCCAGCCCCAGCAACTTGGACCTGCGCTTGTGCAAGCAG GTATATTCCCACCACATGTTGACCTTGCCCAACTTCAAGGCTTGCCTCCTGCCCTGCTTGGACAACCGCTGTACCCTCTAAGTGCAACAGGGCATCCACTTCTACCTCCCAGAGCCAACACTCAGATGCAGTTAGCAGTAATGCAGCAGCAACTTCAGCAACAGAGACCAA TGCATCCAGGCATCCCAGGCCCTCAGTCACAGAGCCAAGGCCCTCACCGGACCAATGGCTCCCAGCAACATAGGGGCACCCCCCCTCTAGGCCTCGCCAAGTGGTTTGGTTCAGATGTGCTAGAACAGCCACTCCCCTCCATGCCGGCCAAGGTCATAAGTGTGGACGAATTGGAGTTCCGGCCATAA
- the eif4enif1 gene encoding eukaryotic translation initiation factor 4E transporter isoform X4 has protein sequence MENDACVEQKDVDGDAAVDQVKQLAATAPYRYTKEVLLEIKELPVSNERPDCLSEKYDSDGVWDPEKWHASLYPTSERSSPVEGFKKDYVDDRVPLKRRIPDPRERLKEDDLDVILSPQRRSFGGGCQGNAALAPHTRRPISPLENKENESLRLGGARRIGSGRIIAARAFEREARSEKERERERDFKDKRFRRDFGDKRVFSERRRNDSYAEEEPEWFSGGPTSQSETIELIGFDDKILEDDKRRSKRSRKRAESIREVECNGQAEERDAGLQSTADQEVPHPDVLPEQTTGDFDFNEFFNLEKTMPGLASMIEDVLGEGPVSASRFSQWFSSNLSPSGSRSSSLRSTPHEELEKLAGLEPRSTSSSQGPASYFTPIQTSECKEKVDILELLHKAKIDLKPLLSTLSVNKARLRESTNCGAVLSLEEVEGEMKGMKLGSEPQVRKGPPPQRGNGTPFMAQHLEEALTGGSSARPKSRDTDMSAFNKLVSSMKASGTLPTHPKTNTNNQPSDPAVVALSEAQLPPRQQKNIFQELLGGPARSGSPTLLGNLLGSSEGPTTSAPLHGLLHKGPSPPLFPHRAPSPDYFNSRLQPSTGFPVGHQPMLPEQFGDVHRSISPGSAVQQQMRALSMPVNQADLEALAFQQDLALHAHHSFQSGYKPPQDMYFRNRLQRVNRSPGPGPQPAGRNSPGNAVTSMLSPSFTPTSVIRKMYATKEKSRDEPSSRSENKEEPVGHAQDDGSSPNLYMEAIDGNVAQSGGVRAGSQTFPRKDQERLRPGSAGHHTPNMVPPGPASFPRPIYPVPLLSQVPMVRPPPQLHPNVVQRMLAQGIQPQQLGPALVQAGIFPPHVDLAQLQGLPPALLGQPLYPLSATGHPLLPPRANTQMQLAVMQQQLQQQRPMHPGIPGPQSQSQGPHRTNGSQQHRGTPPLGLAKWFGSDVLEQPLPSMPAKVISVDELEFRP, from the exons ATGGAGAACGATGCTTGCGTAGAGCAGAAGGATGTGGATGGTGATGCGGCTGTTGATCAAGTTAAACAGCTAGCAGCCACAGCTCCTTACAGATACACCAAG GAGGTGCTTCTGGAAATAAAAGAACTACCAGTCTCCAATGAAAGGCCAGACTGTCTCTCTGAGAAATATGACAG TGATGGTGTCTGGGACCCTGAGAAGTGGCATGCCTCACTGTATCCCACTTCAGAGCGTAGCTCTCCGGTGGAAGGTTTTAAGAAGGACTATGTGGATGACAGAGTTCCTTTGAAACGAAGAATCCCAG ATCCTCGTGAGCGGTTAAAGGAGGATGATCTGGATGTCATACTGAGCCCGCAGCGACGCAGCTTCGGAGGTGGATGTCAAGGCAATGCTGCACTTGCACCCCACACCCGTCGCCCAATCAGCCCCCTTGAAAATAAGGAGAACGAGAGTCTCCGTCTAGGAGGGGCACGCAGAATCGGCAGTGGCCGCATAATTGCTGCCCGAGCATTTGAGAGAGAAGCCCGTTCGGAGAAAGAGCGGGAACGTGAGAGGGACTTTAAGGATAAAAGATTCAGG AGGGATTTCGGTGACAAACGTGTGTTTAGTGAAAGGAGAAGGAATGACTCTTATGCAGAGGAGGAGCCAGAGTGGTTCTCTGGGGGTCCCACCAGCCAGTCAGAGACGATTGAGCTCATTGGATTTGACGACAAAATCCTAGAGGATGATAAGCGGAGGTCCAAGCGGTCAAGAAAACGGGCAGAGTCCATAAGAGAAG TGGAATGTAATGGACAAGCAGAAGAGCGAGATGCTGGTTTGCAGTCTACTGCTGATCAGGAGGTTCCCCACCCAGATGTTCTGCCTGAGCAGACGACTGGAGACTTTGACTTCAATGAATTCTTCAATCTGGAAAAGACCATGCCAGGGCTGGCCTCT ATGATAGAGGACGTTTTGGGGGAGGGCCCTGTATCAGCTAGCCGCTTCAGTCAGTGGTTCTCCAGTAACCTGAGCCCTTCAGGCAGCCGGTCCAGCAGTCTGAGGTCCACTCCCCATGAGGAACTAGAAAAACTTGCAG GGCTTGAACCACGCAGCACTTCCTCTAGCCAAGGCCCTGCCTCATACTTCACACCTATTCAAACATCTGAGTGCAAGGAGAAGGTGGACATCCTGGAGCTGCTGCATAAGGCCAAAATAGACCTGAAGCCTCTTCTTTCCACCCTGTCAGTCAACAAGGCTCGGCTAAGGGAAAGCA CTAACTGTGGAGCAGTGCTCTCGCTGGAGGAAGTGGAAGGAGAGATGAAGGGGATGAAGCTGGGCTCAGAACCACAGGTGCGAAAGGGGCCGCCTCCACAGAGAGGAAATGGCACGCCTTTTATGGCTCAACATTTAGAGGAGGCTTTAACTGGTGGCTCCAGTGCCCGTCCAAAGTCACGTGACACAGACATGTCGGCCTTTAATAAACTAGTCAGCAGCATGAAGGCAAGTGGAACTCTGCCAACTCACCCCAAAACCAACACAAACAAT CAACCTTCAGATCCAGCTGTGGTGGCACTGTCTGAAGCTCAGTTGCCTCCTCGGCAgcagaaaaacatatttcag GAGCTCTTGGGAGGTCCTGCTCGTAGTGGCTCTCCTACACTGCTTGGCAATCTGTTGGGCAGCTCTGAGGGCCCAACAACCTCTGCCCCTCTACACGGCCTACTACACAAGGGCCCTTCACCCCCACTCTTTCCACATAGGGCACCCTCACCTGACTACTTCAACAGTCGGTTGCAACCTTCAACAG GTTTTCCTGTTGGCCATCAGCCCATGCTGCCGGAACAGTTTGGTGATGTACACAGATCTATCAGCCCTGGATCTGCTGTACAGCAACAG ATGAGGGCGCTCTCTATGCCAGTGAATCAGGCAGACCTGGAAGCTCTGGCATTTCAGCAGGACCTTGCTCTACATGCCCACCACTCATTCCAGTCTGGCTACAAGCCACCACAGGACATGTATTTTCGAAATAG ACTGCAACGTGTTAATCGCTCTCCTGGTCCAGGCCCTCAGCCTGCTGGAAGAAACTCTCCAGGCAATGCGGTCACCAGCATG TTGTCTCCATCATTTACACCCACATCTGTGATCCGCAAAATGTACGCGACaaaagagaaaagcagagatGAACCATCGAGTCGTTCAGAGAACAAGGAGGAACCAGTAGGACATGCTCAAGATG ACGGCAGCTCCCCAAATCTATATATGGAGGCAATTGATGGGAATGTGGCCCAGTCTGGAGGAGTAAGGGCTGGCTCCCAGACCTTTCCAAGGAAGGACCAGGAGCGTCTCAGGCCTGGTTCTGCTGGACACCATACGCCCAATATGGTACCTCCAGGACCCGCATCTTTCCCACGTCCCATCTATCCGGTACCGCTGCTATCCCAAGTACCAATGGTGCGccctcctccccagctccaccctaATGTGGTTCAAAGAATGCTGGCGCAGGGTATCCAGCCCCAGCAACTTGGACCTGCGCTTGTGCAAGCAG GTATATTCCCACCACATGTTGACCTTGCCCAACTTCAAGGCTTGCCTCCTGCCCTGCTTGGACAACCGCTGTACCCTCTAAGTGCAACAGGGCATCCACTTCTACCTCCCAGAGCCAACACTCAGATGCAGTTAGCAGTAATGCAGCAGCAACTTCAGCAACAGAGACCAA TGCATCCAGGCATCCCAGGCCCTCAGTCACAGAGCCAAGGCCCTCACCGGACCAATGGCTCCCAGCAACATAGGGGCACCCCCCCTCTAGGCCTCGCCAAGTGGTTTGGTTCAGATGTGCTAGAACAGCCACTCCCCTCCATGCCGGCCAAGGTCATAAGTGTGGACGAATTGGAGTTCCGGCCATAA
- the eif4enif1 gene encoding eukaryotic translation initiation factor 4E transporter isoform X5 yields MENDACVEQKDVDGDAAVDQVKQLAATAPYRYTKEVLLEIKELPVSNERPDCLSEKYDSDGVWDPEKWHASLYPTSERSSPVEGFKKDYVDDRVPLKRRIPDPRERLKEDDLDVILSPQRRSFGGGCQGNAALAPHTRRPISPLENKENESLRLGGARRIGSGRIIAARAFEREARSEKERERERDFKDKRFRRDFGDKRVFSERRRNDSYAEEEPEWFSGGPTSQSETIELIGFDDKILEDDKRRSKRSRKRAESIREVECNGQAEERDAGLQSTADQEVPHPDVLPEQTTGDFDFNEFFNLEKTMPGLASQPSDPAVVALSEAQLPPRQQKNIFQELLGGPARSGSPTLLGNLLGSSEGPTTSAPLHGLLHKGPSPPLFPHRAPSPDYFNSRLQPSTGFTHRFHDRIIRNEPRIYSLPLLPEGFPVGHQPMLPEQFGDVHRSISPGSAVQQQMRALSMPVNQADLEALAFQQDLALHAHHSFQSGYKPPQDMYFRNRLQRVNRSPGPGPQPAGRNSPGNAVTSMLSPSFTPTSVIRKMYATKEKSRDEPSSRSENKEEPVGHAQDDGSSPNLYMEAIDGNVAQSGGVRAGSQTFPRKDQERLRPGSAGHHTPNMVPPGPASFPRPIYPVPLLSQVPMVRPPPQLHPNVVQRMLAQGIQPQQLGPALVQAGIFPPHVDLAQLQGLPPALLGQPLYPLSATGHPLLPPRANTQMQLAVMQQQLQQQRPMHPGIPGPQSQSQGPHRTNGSQQHRGTPPLGLAKWFGSDVLEQPLPSMPAKVISVDELEFRP; encoded by the exons ATGGAGAACGATGCTTGCGTAGAGCAGAAGGATGTGGATGGTGATGCGGCTGTTGATCAAGTTAAACAGCTAGCAGCCACAGCTCCTTACAGATACACCAAG GAGGTGCTTCTGGAAATAAAAGAACTACCAGTCTCCAATGAAAGGCCAGACTGTCTCTCTGAGAAATATGACAG TGATGGTGTCTGGGACCCTGAGAAGTGGCATGCCTCACTGTATCCCACTTCAGAGCGTAGCTCTCCGGTGGAAGGTTTTAAGAAGGACTATGTGGATGACAGAGTTCCTTTGAAACGAAGAATCCCAG ATCCTCGTGAGCGGTTAAAGGAGGATGATCTGGATGTCATACTGAGCCCGCAGCGACGCAGCTTCGGAGGTGGATGTCAAGGCAATGCTGCACTTGCACCCCACACCCGTCGCCCAATCAGCCCCCTTGAAAATAAGGAGAACGAGAGTCTCCGTCTAGGAGGGGCACGCAGAATCGGCAGTGGCCGCATAATTGCTGCCCGAGCATTTGAGAGAGAAGCCCGTTCGGAGAAAGAGCGGGAACGTGAGAGGGACTTTAAGGATAAAAGATTCAGG AGGGATTTCGGTGACAAACGTGTGTTTAGTGAAAGGAGAAGGAATGACTCTTATGCAGAGGAGGAGCCAGAGTGGTTCTCTGGGGGTCCCACCAGCCAGTCAGAGACGATTGAGCTCATTGGATTTGACGACAAAATCCTAGAGGATGATAAGCGGAGGTCCAAGCGGTCAAGAAAACGGGCAGAGTCCATAAGAGAAG TGGAATGTAATGGACAAGCAGAAGAGCGAGATGCTGGTTTGCAGTCTACTGCTGATCAGGAGGTTCCCCACCCAGATGTTCTGCCTGAGCAGACGACTGGAGACTTTGACTTCAATGAATTCTTCAATCTGGAAAAGACCATGCCAGGGCTGGCCTCT CAACCTTCAGATCCAGCTGTGGTGGCACTGTCTGAAGCTCAGTTGCCTCCTCGGCAgcagaaaaacatatttcag GAGCTCTTGGGAGGTCCTGCTCGTAGTGGCTCTCCTACACTGCTTGGCAATCTGTTGGGCAGCTCTGAGGGCCCAACAACCTCTGCCCCTCTACACGGCCTACTACACAAGGGCCCTTCACCCCCACTCTTTCCACATAGGGCACCCTCACCTGACTACTTCAACAGTCGGTTGCAACCTTCAACAG GCTTTACCCACAGATTTCATGATCGCATAATCAGAAATGAACCCAGAA tttattctctccctctcctaccTGAAGGTTTTCCTGTTGGCCATCAGCCCATGCTGCCGGAACAGTTTGGTGATGTACACAGATCTATCAGCCCTGGATCTGCTGTACAGCAACAG ATGAGGGCGCTCTCTATGCCAGTGAATCAGGCAGACCTGGAAGCTCTGGCATTTCAGCAGGACCTTGCTCTACATGCCCACCACTCATTCCAGTCTGGCTACAAGCCACCACAGGACATGTATTTTCGAAATAG ACTGCAACGTGTTAATCGCTCTCCTGGTCCAGGCCCTCAGCCTGCTGGAAGAAACTCTCCAGGCAATGCGGTCACCAGCATG TTGTCTCCATCATTTACACCCACATCTGTGATCCGCAAAATGTACGCGACaaaagagaaaagcagagatGAACCATCGAGTCGTTCAGAGAACAAGGAGGAACCAGTAGGACATGCTCAAGATG ACGGCAGCTCCCCAAATCTATATATGGAGGCAATTGATGGGAATGTGGCCCAGTCTGGAGGAGTAAGGGCTGGCTCCCAGACCTTTCCAAGGAAGGACCAGGAGCGTCTCAGGCCTGGTTCTGCTGGACACCATACGCCCAATATGGTACCTCCAGGACCCGCATCTTTCCCACGTCCCATCTATCCGGTACCGCTGCTATCCCAAGTACCAATGGTGCGccctcctccccagctccaccctaATGTGGTTCAAAGAATGCTGGCGCAGGGTATCCAGCCCCAGCAACTTGGACCTGCGCTTGTGCAAGCAG GTATATTCCCACCACATGTTGACCTTGCCCAACTTCAAGGCTTGCCTCCTGCCCTGCTTGGACAACCGCTGTACCCTCTAAGTGCAACAGGGCATCCACTTCTACCTCCCAGAGCCAACACTCAGATGCAGTTAGCAGTAATGCAGCAGCAACTTCAGCAACAGAGACCAA TGCATCCAGGCATCCCAGGCCCTCAGTCACAGAGCCAAGGCCCTCACCGGACCAATGGCTCCCAGCAACATAGGGGCACCCCCCCTCTAGGCCTCGCCAAGTGGTTTGGTTCAGATGTGCTAGAACAGCCACTCCCCTCCATGCCGGCCAAGGTCATAAGTGTGGACGAATTGGAGTTCCGGCCATAA